One Blastocatellia bacterium DNA window includes the following coding sequences:
- the pnp gene encoding polyribonucleotide nucleotidyltransferase codes for MYFKKAINFGGREFSVESGKIAKQADGAVIIRYGDTVVLITAVGEKTQDESKDFFPLTVDYREYGYASGRIPGGYFKREGKPTEKEVLTSRLIDRPLRPSFSEGYTNETQIIAMVMSADTNNDPDVLAVTGASIALYISDIPFPNPVGCVRVGLIEGHYVVNPTYSELRNSQLNLIIAGTEEAIVMVEAGAKEVTENVMVEALMFGHSEIKKLCAMQREIREAIGKPKREVVIHKLNEDLVKEVEEKLISQLRESLDVRNKNKLASYEAVDELKEKTIASYAEEPDKQKEVGKIFDHLKEKVFREDIMQNRRRPDGRRFSEIRPITCEVGWLPRVHGSSIFTRGETQAVVTVTLGTKHDVQYVDDIEKGEVTRRAMLNYNFPPFSVGETGRVGQPGRREVGHGALALRAIEPVLPTEDVWPYALRIVSDITESNGSSSMATICGGILSLMDAGVPIKTPVAGVAMGLVMAGNRYAILTDIAGAEDHYGDMDFKVAGSREGITALQMDIKIGGINAQIMAEALEQAKQGRFFILDKMQEAISTPRTEISAYAPRIFSIQIPVDKIRDIIGPGGKTIRGLVEKTGCKIDIEDDGRVSIASSDGESAERARQLIQEITAEVEIGKSYLGTVTRLAEFGAFVEVLPGIEGLLHISEVADYRIRNIRDELKEGQQLMVKCLSNEGGKVRLSRRVLLRDEKGASSNGEAKSPEQQPSERPERSERPERRERNDYDRPERRSPPARGRR; via the coding sequence ATGTATTTTAAGAAAGCCATTAATTTTGGTGGCAGAGAGTTTTCAGTTGAAAGTGGCAAAATCGCAAAACAAGCTGATGGTGCTGTAATAATTCGTTATGGCGATACAGTAGTTTTAATAACAGCCGTAGGAGAAAAAACACAAGACGAAAGTAAGGATTTTTTCCCTTTAACAGTAGATTATCGTGAATATGGGTATGCTTCTGGCCGTATTCCAGGCGGGTATTTTAAGCGTGAAGGTAAGCCTACAGAAAAAGAAGTTTTAACTAGTCGATTGATTGACCGTCCTTTGCGTCCTTCATTTTCAGAAGGATATACAAATGAAACACAAATTATAGCTATGGTAATGTCTGCTGACACAAATAATGATCCAGATGTGTTAGCTGTTACAGGTGCTTCAATAGCACTTTATATTTCAGATATTCCTTTTCCAAACCCTGTTGGTTGTGTAAGAGTTGGTCTTATAGAAGGGCATTACGTAGTTAACCCAACTTATTCAGAGCTAAGAAATTCTCAGTTAAATTTAATTATTGCTGGTACAGAAGAAGCTATTGTAATGGTTGAGGCTGGAGCTAAAGAAGTTACAGAAAATGTAATGGTAGAAGCTTTAATGTTTGGGCATAGCGAAATTAAAAAGCTTTGTGCTATGCAACGAGAAATTAGAGAAGCTATTGGTAAGCCAAAACGGGAAGTAGTTATACATAAACTAAATGAAGATTTAGTTAAAGAAGTAGAAGAAAAACTAATTTCACAATTACGAGAATCTTTAGATGTACGCAATAAAAATAAATTAGCTAGTTATGAAGCAGTAGATGAATTAAAAGAGAAAACTATAGCTAGTTATGCAGAAGAGCCAGATAAGCAAAAAGAAGTAGGTAAAATCTTTGATCACTTAAAAGAGAAAGTTTTTAGAGAAGATATAATGCAAAACCGTCGTCGACCAGATGGACGACGTTTTTCAGAAATTCGCCCAATTACCTGCGAAGTTGGTTGGTTGCCTCGTGTTCATGGTAGTTCTATTTTTACTCGTGGAGAAACTCAAGCTGTAGTAACTGTTACATTAGGAACAAAACATGATGTGCAATATGTAGATGATATAGAAAAAGGTGAAGTTACTCGTCGAGCAATGCTTAACTATAATTTCCCACCATTTTCTGTTGGTGAAACTGGACGTGTAGGACAACCGGGCCGTCGGGAAGTAGGACATGGAGCCTTAGCACTAAGAGCTATAGAACCTGTTTTACCTACTGAAGATGTTTGGCCTTATGCCTTGCGTATAGTTTCTGATATTACAGAGTCCAATGGATCTTCATCAATGGCAACAATTTGCGGTGGAATATTATCTTTAATGGATGCTGGAGTTCCGATAAAAACACCTGTTGCAGGTGTTGCTATGGGGTTAGTGATGGCTGGCAACCGTTATGCGATTCTTACAGATATTGCTGGGGCAGAAGATCATTATGGAGATATGGACTTTAAGGTTGCTGGAAGCCGTGAAGGTATAACAGCATTACAAATGGATATAAAAATAGGTGGAATAAACGCCCAAATTATGGCAGAAGCACTTGAACAAGCTAAACAAGGTCGTTTCTTTATCTTAGATAAAATGCAAGAAGCTATCTCGACTCCTAGAACAGAGATTAGTGCTTATGCTCCAAGAATTTTCTCAATCCAAATTCCTGTAGATAAAATTCGAGATATCATTGGGCCAGGTGGGAAAACTATTCGTGGCCTAGTAGAAAAAACAGGCTGTAAGATTGATATTGAAGATGATGGACGGGTAAGCATTGCTTCTTCTGATGGTGAATCAGCCGAACGCGCTCGACAATTAATTCAAGAGATTACTGCTGAAGTTGAAATTGGAAAGAGCTATTTAGGTACTGTCACTCGTTTAGCAGAATTTGGTGCTTTTGTTGAAGTTCTACCAGGCATAGAAGGCTTGCTACATATTTCAGAAGTTGCTGATTATCGTATTCGTAATATTCGTGATGAGCTAAAAGAAGGTCAACAACTAATGGTTAAATGCCTTAGCAATGAAGGTGGAAAGGTTCGCTTAAGCCGACGTGTATTACTAAGGGATGAAAAAGGTGCTAGTAGTAATGGGGAAGCTAAAAGCCCAGAACAACAACCTTCAGAGCGCCCAGAGCGTTCAGAACGTCCTGAGCGTAGAGAGCGAAACGACTATGACCGTCCTGAGCGCAGAAGTCCGCCTGCTAGAGGAAGAAGATAA
- a CDS encoding HD domain-containing protein, with protein sequence MEQTTKRSKILYTVLTVLLTVSVVPVLIIGYHLIDLNKTTLSQKERNIQTLRVIDKAKQITLYIHAYRDQIGAFARSLEIAGGVNVLEQTVSDEAKVQRESKVKEAINTDKNLCTLMLSPLDKSKINYAIYGVDPNQISNEELKPLVTDVFDFMSQNKDLDYYIGTPKLIKSSNISAIVLAAPISNTNPENNQQMVEGFVLAIVNLEPVFSFITNNSGGLQETSALLKNGGTIFFVVDNSGRIVAHPDQQMVFTDNKSNLKIVDDWLESNFKATISTPFELTENGKQIPMLGTYHTAEIAAGKELGVIAMINEDAAYPSVGQMTTRTVYISVVTILIASIIGSFLAIRLASPIETLAIGAKAISTGDFARRIRVRTRNEIGQLADDFNKMAEHIQQYINELRRAAEENRMLFIGTVRALAEAIDGKDTYTRGHSERVMKYSVLIAQYMDLSEEEIEDIRIAGILHDVGKIGIDDKILKKPAALTDDEYKIMKQHPQIGAKIMSEIPQMKRFIPGMFYHHECLDGKGYPLGLRGDQIPLMARIISVADVFDAMTTNRPYQRAMDTEVAVERIRSFVGTRYDTQVVEALVGALHSGKLDEVLQSYAATLDPVAR encoded by the coding sequence ATGGAACAAACCACTAAGCGTTCAAAAATTCTTTATACTGTTTTGACCGTGTTATTAACGGTTAGCGTTGTACCTGTTTTAATAATTGGATATCATCTTATTGACTTAAATAAAACTACGTTAAGTCAAAAAGAAAGAAATATCCAAACCCTTCGTGTTATTGATAAAGCTAAACAAATAACGCTTTATATTCATGCATATAGGGATCAAATAGGTGCTTTTGCTCGTTCGCTGGAAATTGCTGGTGGGGTAAATGTTTTAGAACAAACTGTATCAGATGAAGCTAAAGTCCAAAGAGAGTCTAAAGTAAAAGAGGCTATAAACACAGATAAAAACCTTTGCACTTTAATGCTTTCTCCACTAGATAAAAGCAAAATTAATTACGCAATTTATGGGGTAGATCCTAATCAAATTAGCAATGAAGAGCTTAAGCCATTAGTTACAGATGTTTTTGACTTTATGAGTCAAAATAAAGACCTAGATTATTACATTGGTACACCTAAGCTAATAAAATCTAGCAATATTTCTGCCATTGTCCTTGCCGCGCCAATTAGCAACACAAACCCAGAAAATAACCAGCAAATGGTAGAAGGTTTTGTTTTAGCAATAGTTAATTTAGAGCCTGTATTTAGTTTTATTACTAATAATAGTGGTGGGCTTCAAGAAACTAGTGCTTTACTTAAAAATGGTGGAACAATATTTTTTGTAGTTGATAATAGTGGTCGAATAGTTGCACACCCTGATCAACAAATGGTTTTTACTGATAACAAATCAAATCTTAAGATAGTAGATGATTGGCTAGAGTCAAACTTTAAAGCAACTATTTCAACTCCCTTTGAACTTACAGAAAACGGAAAGCAAATTCCTATGCTTGGCACCTACCACACAGCAGAAATAGCTGCTGGTAAAGAGCTAGGTGTAATAGCAATGATTAATGAAGACGCTGCTTATCCTTCTGTAGGACAAATGACAACCAGAACAGTTTATATAAGTGTTGTAACTATTTTAATTGCATCAATTATTGGAAGCTTTTTAGCTATTCGTCTAGCTTCTCCTATAGAAACATTAGCTATAGGAGCAAAAGCCATTTCTACAGGAGATTTTGCCCGTAGAATTAGAGTTCGTACCCGCAATGAAATAGGACAACTTGCCGACGACTTTAATAAAATGGCTGAACATATTCAGCAATATATTAATGAACTCCGTCGAGCCGCTGAAGAAAACCGTATGCTTTTTATTGGTACGGTTAGAGCATTGGCAGAAGCTATTGATGGTAAAGATACTTATACACGTGGTCATTCTGAACGTGTTATGAAATATTCTGTTTTAATTGCTCAATATATGGATTTAAGCGAAGAAGAAATAGAAGATATTCGTATTGCTGGCATTTTGCATGATGTAGGCAAAATAGGTATTGATGATAAAATCCTAAAGAAACCAGCAGCACTAACAGACGATGAATATAAAATTATGAAACAGCATCCACAAATTGGGGCTAAAATAATGTCAGAAATCCCACAAATGAAGCGTTTTATTCCTGGAATGTTTTACCATCATGAATGTCTTGATGGTAAAGGTTATCCTCTAGGCTTGCGTGGTGATCAAATCCCTCTAATGGCAAGAATTATTTCTGTTGCAGATGTTTTTGATGCGATGACAACTAACCGACCTTATCAACGTGCAATGGACACAGAAGTTGCTGTTGAGAGAATTAGAAGCTTTGTTGGTACTCGTTATGATACTCAAGTAGTAGAAGCTCTTGTAGGTGCCCTACATTCTGGAAAATTAGATGAAGTTTTACAAAGCTATGCTGCTACCCTAGATCCGGTTGCACGCTAA
- the folE gene encoding GTP cyclohydrolase I FolE yields the protein MKDDKLETLSSNGNSLTIDDHLPPIEHQAIANIDLAKIAQGVKLILEGIGEDITRPGIEETPMRVAKMYAEICGGLHHDPKEYIKVVPAETHDEMIIVRDITIFSLCEHHLVPFFGQAHIAYIPDHGRIVGLSKLARIADNFSRRPQIQERLTTQIAELLYEGLKARGVMVVVECEHMCMAMRGIRKPGAKTITSAVRGVFRTDQRTRAEAMALINKTQMY from the coding sequence ATGAAAGACGATAAATTAGAAACACTGTCTAGCAATGGTAATTCTTTAACAATTGACGATCATTTGCCCCCAATTGAACATCAGGCTATAGCAAATATTGACTTAGCTAAAATTGCTCAAGGGGTAAAGCTAATTTTAGAAGGTATTGGAGAAGACATTACACGCCCTGGAATTGAAGAAACTCCAATGAGAGTTGCTAAAATGTATGCAGAAATTTGTGGAGGGCTTCATCACGACCCCAAAGAATATATTAAAGTCGTACCAGCAGAAACTCATGACGAAATGATTATAGTTAGAGACATTACAATTTTTAGTCTCTGCGAACATCATTTAGTACCTTTTTTTGGGCAAGCACATATTGCTTATATTCCTGATCATGGCAGAATAGTTGGTCTGTCTAAACTGGCTAGAATTGCTGATAATTTTTCTCGCCGTCCACAAATTCAGGAACGCCTTACCACACAAATTGCAGAACTGCTTTATGAAGGCTTAAAGGCTCGTGGCGTTATGGTTGTGGTTGAGTGCGAACATATGTGCATGGCAATGCGTGGCATTCGTAAACCAGGAGCAAAGACTATAACTTCTGCTGTGCGGGGTGTTTTTCGTACCGACCAACGCACCCGCGCCGAAGCAATGGCATTAATTAATAAAACTCAAATGTATTAG
- the thiS gene encoding sulfur carrier protein ThiS — protein sequence MQIVLNGEKKEISENISLKQLIDRLELKQERVALELNKTVARRKDWAEIMLKDGDQLEIVHFVGGG from the coding sequence ATGCAAATTGTTCTTAATGGTGAAAAAAAAGAAATTTCTGAAAATATATCCTTAAAACAACTTATTGACAGGTTAGAACTTAAGCAAGAAAGAGTAGCCTTAGAGCTAAACAAAACTGTAGCGCGTCGTAAAGACTGGGCAGAGATAATGCTTAAGGATGGGGATCAGTTGGAAATAGTTCATTTTGTTGGCGGTGGTTAA
- the rpsO gene encoding 30S ribosomal protein S15 codes for MALQREVKQDLIAKYKTHDSDTGSPEVQIALLTQRIEGLIEHFKSHVKDNHSRRGLLKMVSHRRRLLDYLKRQDFARYQAIIGKLGIRK; via the coding sequence GTGGCTTTACAACGAGAAGTTAAGCAAGATTTAATCGCAAAATATAAAACTCATGATAGTGATACCGGTTCACCAGAAGTACAAATTGCTCTTTTAACACAACGTATCGAAGGTTTAATTGAACATTTCAAATCCCATGTCAAAGATAATCATTCCCGCCGTGGGTTATTAAAAATGGTGAGCCATAGACGTCGTTTACTTGATTACCTTAAACGACAAGACTTTGCCCGATATCAAGCAATCATTGGTAAATTAGGAATCAGGAAGTAA
- a CDS encoding DNA adenine methylase, whose amino-acid sequence MDFDHSSPERVTLANRFSLARPFIKWAGGKRRLLDQYNLLLPNPSQFNRYFEPFLGGGAVFFHLRPSKALLADLNPELINCYKMVKNYPDELIDHLAKHKTTEQYFYRQRELLPENLTSIERASRFIYLNKTCYNGLYRVNKQGQFNVPYGKYKKPLICDKEVIRIASEALQNVQFSIASFEKTVSQAHPGDFIYLDPPYVPTSVTASFTSYTSSNFTESDQVKLAEIVRILDKKGCLFMLSNSDTKLVRTLYQGFKFFTVHCPRSINSNPFARGLVTELVIKNY is encoded by the coding sequence TTGGATTTTGATCACAGTAGTCCAGAGCGCGTTACACTAGCTAATAGATTTTCACTAGCACGCCCATTTATTAAATGGGCCGGGGGCAAGCGTCGCCTTTTAGATCAATATAACCTTCTTTTACCAAATCCATCCCAGTTTAATCGTTATTTTGAGCCTTTTCTTGGTGGTGGAGCAGTTTTTTTTCATTTAAGACCATCTAAAGCTTTACTAGCTGACCTTAACCCAGAGCTAATTAATTGCTATAAAATGGTTAAAAACTATCCCGATGAACTAATTGACCATTTAGCAAAACATAAAACTACTGAGCAATATTTCTATAGGCAAAGAGAATTGCTTCCAGAAAATTTAACCTCTATTGAGCGAGCTTCTAGATTTATTTACTTAAATAAAACTTGTTACAATGGTCTTTACCGAGTTAATAAACAAGGTCAATTTAATGTTCCTTATGGTAAATATAAAAAACCTTTAATTTGTGATAAAGAAGTAATTCGTATTGCAAGTGAAGCTTTGCAAAATGTTCAGTTTAGTATTGCAAGCTTTGAAAAAACTGTTTCCCAAGCTCACCCAGGAGATTTTATTTATTTAGACCCTCCTTATGTCCCTACTAGTGTTACAGCCAGTTTTACTAGTTATACTAGCTCTAATTTCACAGAGTCAGACCAAGTTAAGCTAGCAGAAATCGTTCGCATCCTTGATAAAAAGGGCTGTTTATTTATGCTCTCTAATTCAGATACAAAATTAGTTAGAACTCTTTACCAAGGTTTTAAGTTTTTTACTGTCCATTGTCCGCGCTCAATTAATAGCAATCCCTTTGCTCGTGGGCTAGTAACAGAATTAGTAATTAAAAATTATTAA
- a CDS encoding sigma 54-interacting transcriptional regulator: MTLPLHARKLTEFEKKTLTEWLNSQDEEKSRRARVILLSCEGKTAIEIGQELGFHPDNLKKWIRRFNQDGLNGIEILKRGPKNRFTDQQIKAIFKLYYQSPKDLGLSFNTWTPQKLALAAVKQGIVNQISHVTIRELLSENNLMQDEVVDNSLQRNSMIENISDLETNSIIVPLNGDNGNIASNYDINSLAQESTSEFLTSLTDKSNNLNSFNTFDSPIKVTTSGNIVNIISDNLTSRANNDSNDISLNATVTQLLSLGQNALRISENLEAVKIFQKLLNYPGLSNELQAQIRCYLGEAYEGLSSYDDALNTVSIYEDSLFRNPLSPKLQAKVKLRLGWGYSRISNYAKALARFNEARTIYVGLGDLEGLGAIHYALGYVYVEINESNLARSYLLKALEDLRYSEDSRLLARIHIDLGLVNYKEGDLEGAKANYLKAQAYAEGLTDSSLLGLIAMNLGAIYVDYGKRDEATEYLVKAVKEFTLSGQNSYLARAYNNLGNNLLYGGRWNEAAENLNRGLELARKLGDRENTWLTLITLGELRFLQGEYEKAEEALLSALGILTDGDKWAEAYAQRVLGLLYIANDRPDKASQALRTALQLATRIGSLYEVCLTQLALAEHHFAQNNYEQAEEYLELAKENLKGKHDPDLSASGWAQRLAGKLSLIREEFEEAKQHISASINIFASINNNYELAVSKLELGLLYMQIGESIPSKDNLVAARDKLVALGAMPTVKRANEMLLALQRGEAPKIRNKVELNLNRDMLLMQRLIEAANSRDLLLKELATIIYENFDLQSLVIFDNSQSQLVAIVTIGCQQKEVLSLIPEIKRIIDFGKTTLGASHIYILEDHVNTRFCLYLEPKSNARLDLARLKPLFKQAELALENCSLRALTRSTLVQEQEKVRVHTLIPGFIYSSPAMQDVVERIKKIRSSDTTVLITGESGTGKELIARAVHAESSRRDAIFLPFNCTATPKDLIESQLFGHRRGAFTGATSNYQGIIRAADGGTLFLDEIGDLSLESQPKLLRFLEAGEIQPLGETKPIKVDVRVLTATNALLEKAVEEGRFREDLLFRLNIIRLHIPPLRERKEEIPLLANHYLQHFANRSGRKELSFSPDVMYYFGNYNWPGNIRQLRAEIERMVAYSGESNLLTPKDLSPEIVRTPVISPIEIKAPVSSINPINPINPINPVNPINPINPINPINPNWSKDSSNHTLKEATDQLEKQLIEETLIRTEYNISRAAKELGLSRRGLKLKMLQLGLEK; encoded by the coding sequence ATGACCTTACCTTTACACGCTAGAAAGTTAACAGAGTTTGAGAAGAAAACTTTAACAGAATGGCTTAATTCTCAGGATGAGGAAAAATCCCGACGTGCGCGGGTAATACTGCTTTCTTGTGAGGGAAAAACCGCAATCGAAATTGGTCAAGAACTGGGTTTTCATCCTGACAACTTAAAAAAATGGATCAGACGCTTTAATCAAGACGGTCTTAACGGGATAGAAATCCTTAAACGAGGGCCAAAAAATCGTTTTACTGACCAGCAAATTAAAGCTATCTTTAAGCTTTATTACCAGTCCCCAAAAGATTTAGGCTTATCTTTTAATACCTGGACACCTCAAAAACTCGCCTTAGCAGCCGTTAAACAAGGAATTGTAAACCAAATTAGTCATGTCACTATCAGGGAATTACTATCAGAAAATAATTTAATGCAGGATGAAGTAGTAGATAACTCTTTACAAAGAAACAGTATGATAGAAAATATTAGTGATTTGGAAACTAACTCTATCATAGTACCCCTTAATGGTGACAATGGCAATATTGCAAGTAATTATGATATTAACAGTTTAGCTCAAGAAAGTACTTCTGAATTTCTTACAAGTTTAACAGATAAATCTAACAATCTTAACTCTTTTAATACTTTTGATAGCCCAATAAAAGTTACAACTAGTGGAAATATAGTAAATATTATTAGTGATAATTTAACCTCTAGAGCTAACAATGATAGTAATGATATAAGCCTAAATGCTACTGTGACACAATTGCTTTCACTAGGACAAAATGCTTTACGAATAAGTGAAAATTTAGAAGCTGTTAAAATTTTTCAAAAATTACTTAATTATCCTGGTCTAAGTAATGAATTACAAGCACAGATAAGGTGTTATTTAGGTGAAGCATATGAAGGGCTTAGCAGTTATGATGATGCACTAAATACAGTTTCAATATATGAAGATAGTTTATTTCGCAATCCATTATCACCAAAACTACAAGCAAAAGTTAAGTTGCGTTTAGGTTGGGGTTATAGTCGTATATCTAATTATGCAAAAGCTTTAGCACGTTTTAATGAGGCTAGAACTATTTATGTTGGTTTAGGAGATTTAGAAGGTTTAGGAGCTATTCATTATGCGTTAGGCTATGTTTATGTAGAAATTAATGAGTCTAATTTAGCTAGAAGCTACTTATTAAAAGCCCTAGAAGACTTACGTTATTCAGAAGATTCTAGGCTTTTAGCGCGTATTCATATAGATTTAGGGCTAGTAAATTATAAAGAAGGTGATCTTGAGGGTGCAAAAGCCAATTATCTAAAAGCCCAAGCTTATGCTGAAGGTTTAACTGATTCTAGTTTACTTGGGCTAATTGCAATGAATTTAGGAGCAATTTATGTAGATTATGGTAAAAGAGACGAAGCTACAGAATATTTAGTTAAAGCAGTAAAAGAGTTTACTCTAAGTGGACAAAATAGCTATTTAGCCCGTGCTTACAATAACTTAGGCAATAATTTATTATATGGTGGTCGTTGGAATGAAGCAGCAGAAAATCTAAATAGAGGTTTAGAACTAGCTCGTAAATTAGGTGATAGGGAAAACACTTGGCTAACACTAATTACACTTGGAGAACTAAGGTTTTTACAAGGTGAGTATGAAAAAGCTGAAGAGGCACTACTTTCTGCTTTAGGAATACTAACAGATGGAGATAAATGGGCTGAAGCCTATGCACAAAGGGTTTTAGGACTTTTATATATTGCTAATGATCGTCCAGACAAAGCTTCTCAAGCTCTTAGAACTGCCTTACAATTAGCAACGCGTATCGGTAGTTTATATGAGGTATGCTTAACACAATTAGCATTAGCTGAGCATCACTTTGCCCAAAATAATTATGAACAAGCAGAAGAATATTTAGAACTAGCTAAAGAAAACCTAAAAGGTAAACATGACCCAGATCTTTCAGCTAGTGGATGGGCCCAACGTCTAGCCGGAAAATTATCTTTAATACGTGAAGAATTTGAAGAAGCAAAACAACATATTTCTGCCAGTATCAATATCTTTGCGTCCATTAATAACAATTATGAATTAGCCGTAAGTAAATTAGAGTTAGGATTACTTTATATGCAAATAGGAGAAAGTATCCCAAGTAAAGATAATTTAGTTGCTGCTAGAGATAAGTTGGTGGCTCTTGGTGCAATGCCAACGGTTAAACGAGCTAATGAAATGTTGTTGGCCCTACAACGTGGAGAGGCCCCAAAAATCAGAAACAAAGTAGAATTAAACTTAAACCGGGATATGTTGCTTATGCAACGCTTAATAGAGGCTGCTAATTCTCGTGACTTGCTCTTAAAAGAATTAGCTACAATTATTTATGAAAATTTTGACTTGCAAAGTTTAGTAATTTTTGACAACAGCCAAAGCCAATTAGTAGCCATTGTTACAATAGGTTGCCAACAAAAGGAAGTTCTCTCCTTAATTCCAGAAATTAAGCGAATTATTGATTTTGGTAAAACTACTTTAGGTGCTTCTCATATTTATATTTTAGAAGATCATGTAAATACTCGATTTTGCCTTTATTTAGAACCAAAAAGCAATGCTCGCTTAGATTTAGCTCGGCTTAAACCTCTATTTAAGCAGGCAGAACTAGCTTTAGAAAATTGTTCTCTACGTGCTTTGACTCGTTCTACTTTGGTTCAAGAACAGGAAAAAGTTAGGGTACATACTCTTATTCCAGGCTTTATTTATTCTAGTCCTGCTATGCAAGATGTAGTAGAACGAATTAAGAAAATTCGTTCTAGTGATACAACAGTTTTAATAACTGGCGAATCAGGTACAGGAAAAGAATTAATTGCTCGTGCTGTGCATGCAGAATCTTCACGTAGAGACGCAATATTCTTACCTTTTAATTGTACTGCTACACCAAAAGACTTAATCGAAAGCCAACTATTTGGGCATCGTCGGGGAGCCTTTACTGGTGCTACTAGCAATTATCAAGGAATTATTCGTGCTGCTGATGGTGGAACATTATTTTTAGATGAAATTGGAGATCTTAGCCTAGAATCACAACCTAAATTACTAAGATTTTTAGAGGCTGGCGAAATACAGCCTCTTGGAGAAACCAAACCTATAAAAGTAGATGTTCGTGTTTTAACAGCAACTAATGCTTTACTAGAAAAAGCTGTTGAAGAAGGGCGGTTTCGCGAGGACTTATTGTTTAGATTAAATATTATTCGTCTTCATATTCCTCCTTTAAGAGAAAGAAAAGAAGAAATTCCTCTACTTGCCAACCATTATTTACAGCATTTTGCCAATCGTTCAGGAAGAAAAGAGCTTTCTTTCTCTCCTGATGTTATGTACTACTTTGGCAATTACAACTGGCCCGGCAATATTAGGCAATTGAGAGCAGAGATTGAAAGAATGGTTGCTTATTCTGGAGAGTCTAATTTACTTACTCCTAAAGATTTGTCTCCAGAAATTGTCAGAACACCTGTAATTAGTCCTATAGAAATAAAAGCACCTGTTAGTTCAATAAATCCAATAAATCCGATAAATCCGATAAATCCAGTAAATCCAATAAATCCAATAAATCCAATAAATCCAATAAATCCAAACTGGTCAAAAGATAGCTCTAACCACACCTTAAAAGAAGCTACTGATCAATTAGAAAAACAATTAATTGAGGAAACCTTAATTAGAACTGAGTACAATATTTCTCGTGCTGCTAAAGAACTTGGGCTTTCTAGGCGAGGGCTAAAACTAAAAATGTTGCAACTTGGGCTAGAAAAATAA
- a CDS encoding thiazole synthase, producing the protein MVKSDKLVIAGREFNSRLMIGTGKYPSNEAMVEAHNRSGAEIVTVAVRRVNISDRSQESLLDYIDLKKFMLLPNTAACYTAEEAIRTAHLAREVLDTPWVKLEVIGDEKTLFPDNEGLVAATKALSKEGFIVLPYFNDDLVTARKLIDAGAAAIMPLAAPIGSGLGIQNFTTMRILREMITSVPIIVDAGVGTASDVAIAMEMGMDAVLLNTAIASAKDVGAMAEAMKLGIQAGRLAYLAGRMPRKLYASASSPLDGLIK; encoded by the coding sequence ATGGTTAAAAGCGATAAGTTAGTGATAGCAGGACGAGAATTTAATTCTCGTTTAATGATCGGTACAGGAAAATATCCTAGTAATGAAGCAATGGTAGAAGCTCATAATCGTTCTGGAGCAGAGATAGTTACTGTAGCTGTTCGTAGAGTAAATATCAGTGATCGTAGCCAAGAGTCTTTACTAGATTATATTGACTTAAAAAAGTTTATGCTACTTCCCAATACAGCCGCTTGTTACACGGCTGAAGAGGCAATTCGTACTGCACATTTAGCGCGAGAAGTTTTAGACACTCCTTGGGTAAAATTAGAAGTAATAGGAGATGAAAAAACACTTTTTCCAGATAATGAAGGCTTAGTAGCAGCAACTAAAGCACTTAGCAAAGAAGGTTTTATAGTTTTACCTTATTTTAATGATGATTTAGTTACAGCTAGAAAATTAATAGATGCTGGAGCCGCAGCCATTATGCCTTTAGCTGCGCCAATAGGATCAGGCTTAGGAATACAAAATTTTACTACTATGCGGATACTAAGAGAAATGATTACATCCGTTCCAATTATTGTAGATGCTGGAGTTGGAACGGCTTCAGACGTTGCTATTGCAATGGAAATGGGGATGGATGCGGTTTTATTAAATACAGCTATAGCAAGTGCTAAAGATGTTGGAGCTATGGCTGAAGCTATGAAACTAGGTATTCAAGCAGGCCGTCTAGCTTATTTAGCTGGTCGGATGCCACGTAAACTTTATGCTAGTGCAAGTAGTCCTTTAGATGGATTAATTAAATAA